Proteins encoded within one genomic window of Jiangella mangrovi:
- a CDS encoding M24 family metallopeptidase, translating to MTADLDDRLVRARAAAAAAGLDALLITPGAGLRYLTGYDAKPLERLTCLVLPADGTASLVVPGLEEPAAVASGAGKLALDILPWDETDDAVALAAALLPDARRVGLDDQMWAEKALRFRAAMPGVQQVAAGAVLAELRMRKSAAEVEALREAGAAIDRVHARVGEWLRAGRTEAEVGRDIAAAILAEGHVTADFVIVASGPNSASPHHETSGRVIAAGDPVVVDIGGTTEAGYCSDSTRTYAVGDPGAEYRAAYDALQAAQAAAVAHVRPGVTAESVDAAARSVLTEAGLGEAFIHRTGHGIGMETHEEPYIVAGNTLALEPGMAFSVEPGFYLAGRYGARIEDIVVATADGVEALNRRPRDLVILDT from the coding sequence GTGACCGCCGACCTCGACGACCGCCTCGTCCGCGCCCGTGCCGCCGCTGCCGCCGCGGGCCTCGACGCCCTGCTCATCACGCCCGGCGCGGGCCTGCGCTACCTCACCGGCTACGACGCGAAGCCGCTCGAGCGGCTCACCTGCCTGGTGCTGCCGGCCGACGGGACGGCGTCACTGGTGGTGCCCGGGCTGGAGGAGCCGGCCGCCGTCGCGTCCGGCGCCGGGAAGCTGGCCCTCGACATCCTGCCGTGGGACGAGACGGACGACGCCGTCGCCCTCGCCGCCGCGCTGCTGCCGGACGCCCGACGGGTCGGGCTCGACGACCAGATGTGGGCCGAGAAGGCGCTGCGGTTCCGCGCCGCCATGCCCGGCGTCCAGCAGGTGGCCGCGGGTGCGGTGCTGGCCGAGCTGCGCATGCGCAAGTCCGCGGCCGAGGTCGAGGCGCTGCGCGAGGCCGGCGCCGCCATCGACCGCGTGCACGCCCGGGTCGGCGAGTGGCTCCGGGCCGGCCGCACCGAGGCCGAGGTGGGCCGCGACATCGCCGCCGCCATCCTGGCCGAGGGCCACGTCACGGCCGACTTCGTCATCGTCGCCTCCGGCCCGAACAGCGCCAGCCCGCACCACGAGACCAGCGGCCGGGTCATCGCGGCCGGCGACCCCGTGGTCGTCGACATCGGCGGCACGACGGAGGCCGGCTATTGCTCGGACTCCACCCGCACGTACGCCGTCGGCGACCCGGGCGCTGAGTACCGGGCGGCCTACGACGCGTTGCAGGCGGCGCAGGCGGCGGCAGTCGCGCACGTCCGGCCCGGGGTGACGGCGGAGTCGGTCGACGCCGCCGCGCGCTCCGTCCTGACCGAGGCCGGGCTGGGCGAGGCCTTCATCCACCGCACCGGCCACGGCATCGGCATGGAGACGCACGAGGAGCCGTACATCGTCGCCGGCAACACGCTGGCCCTGGAGCCGGGCATGGCGTTCTCCGTGGAGCCGGGGTTCTATCTGGCCGGGCGGTACGGCGCGCGCATCGAGGACATCGTGGTGGCGACGGCCGACGGGGTCGAGGCGCTGAACCGGCGCCCGCGCGACCTCGTGATCCTTGATACGTGA
- a CDS encoding class E sortase, with protein MPRHAQQRVSTRPRRSAWAVVIGGIGEILLTAGVLVLLFVVYVIWGTGIQTAQAQDALEDELGQQWGQLDPGTPPPDPDELADGDAYGVLRIPRFGDDWEFTVVQGVLADDLARGPGHYPGTANPGEVGNVGIAAHRSGHLSPFADFPDLRVGDTIELEMADGTYVYQLDSAPDGDSDGNKIDINDVWVVDPVPGEPSDTEPTERRITLTTCWPRFGSSHRMYATGTLVSGPTG; from the coding sequence ATGCCACGACACGCGCAGCAGCGCGTCAGCACCAGGCCGCGCCGCAGTGCTTGGGCCGTCGTCATCGGCGGCATCGGCGAGATCCTCCTCACCGCCGGCGTCCTCGTCCTGCTCTTCGTCGTCTACGTCATCTGGGGCACCGGCATCCAGACCGCCCAGGCGCAGGACGCGCTCGAGGACGAGCTGGGCCAGCAGTGGGGCCAGCTCGACCCCGGCACGCCGCCGCCCGACCCCGACGAACTGGCCGACGGCGACGCGTACGGCGTCCTGCGCATCCCCCGCTTCGGCGACGACTGGGAGTTCACCGTCGTCCAGGGCGTCCTCGCCGACGACCTCGCCCGCGGGCCCGGCCACTACCCCGGCACCGCCAACCCCGGCGAGGTGGGCAACGTCGGCATCGCCGCGCACCGCTCGGGCCACCTGTCCCCGTTCGCCGACTTCCCGGACCTGCGGGTGGGCGACACCATCGAGCTCGAGATGGCCGACGGCACCTACGTCTACCAGCTCGACTCCGCCCCCGACGGCGACAGCGACGGCAACAAGATCGACATCAACGACGTCTGGGTGGTCGACCCCGTCCCCGGCGAGCCGAGCGACACCGAGCCGACGGAGCGGCGCATCACGCTGACCACCTGCTGGCCGCGGTTCGGCTCGTCACACCGCATGTACGCCACCGGCACCCTGGTCAGCGGCCCGACCGGCTGA
- a CDS encoding MMPL family transporter: protein MADSTGRHIRVEPAKPEEPGEPALESGALERLGRSCARHHWVVIAVWLVVLVGTVAADRIWGGVYSDDFTLPDTESGQGSDLLVDHGVTASSYSARLVFTDDAGLTSQPEDIQRAVTDVESVDHVLTVSDLVTAPDGTVGYVTVQFDGNPGAFGDDFVDAMDTATDPARAAGVDVDYTGALGQAAEPAPNDRLSESIGIGVAIVVLLVAFGSVAAALLPIASSVVGVLTALSVLGLIAAGVDFGTASPTLAVMLGLGVGIDYALFLTTRHRQRLIDGTDPVTAAGQTVGSSGRSVLIAASTVVIALSGLWATRIGFIGKLGLAAAVAVVVAGIAAVTLVPALLGALGRRIDKLRVRTPVAEESGDGSASTWRRYALALDRHPWRYLLLGVGIACVLAIPTLSMQLGHVDDGASAEGSTTREAYDAIASGFGAGVNGQFTVVAEVGSGDDPTTIAADLSSAISDTDGVASVSDFTPSQDGDLIVSTVTPTTRPQDEATDDLLHTLRDDTIAPVLAGTTTTSYVTGMTAAQLDFRDLVAERLPEIIAIVVLAAFVVLLLSFRSPVLALKAALLNLLSIAAAYGVVVAVFQWGWGSSWLGVDQEVPIESYVPMIMFAIVFGLSMDYEVFLLSRVREAWLKTRENHGSVTTGLAVTARVITSAALIMMCVFFAFVVSDDVVIKMLAVGLGFSVLIDATIIRLLVVPSAMFLLGDRCWWLPHWLDRLLPHLEPEPEVTPSGR from the coding sequence ATGGCGGATTCGACGGGGCGGCACATCAGGGTGGAGCCGGCGAAGCCGGAGGAACCGGGGGAGCCGGCGCTGGAGTCGGGGGCGTTGGAGCGCCTGGGCCGCAGCTGCGCCCGTCACCACTGGGTCGTCATCGCGGTCTGGCTGGTCGTGCTGGTCGGCACCGTCGCCGCCGACCGGATCTGGGGCGGCGTCTACAGCGACGACTTCACCCTGCCGGACACCGAGTCCGGGCAGGGCAGCGACCTGCTCGTCGACCACGGCGTCACCGCGAGCTCGTACTCCGCGCGCCTGGTGTTCACCGACGACGCCGGCCTGACGTCGCAGCCGGAGGACATCCAGCGGGCGGTCACCGACGTCGAGTCCGTCGACCACGTCCTCACCGTGTCGGACCTGGTCACGGCCCCGGACGGCACCGTCGGTTACGTCACCGTCCAGTTCGACGGCAACCCCGGCGCGTTCGGGGACGATTTCGTCGACGCCATGGACACCGCGACGGACCCGGCCCGCGCCGCCGGCGTGGACGTCGACTACACCGGCGCGCTGGGCCAGGCGGCCGAGCCGGCGCCGAACGACCGGCTGTCCGAGTCGATCGGGATCGGGGTCGCGATCGTCGTGCTGCTGGTCGCGTTCGGCAGCGTGGCCGCCGCGCTGCTGCCGATCGCCTCGTCGGTCGTCGGGGTGCTGACGGCGCTGAGCGTGCTCGGGCTGATCGCGGCCGGGGTCGACTTCGGGACGGCGTCGCCGACGCTGGCCGTCATGCTCGGGCTGGGCGTCGGGATCGACTACGCGCTGTTCCTGACGACGCGGCACCGGCAGCGATTGATCGACGGCACCGACCCGGTGACGGCGGCCGGCCAGACGGTCGGCAGCAGCGGCCGGTCGGTGCTGATCGCGGCGTCGACGGTGGTGATCGCGCTGTCCGGGCTGTGGGCGACGCGGATCGGCTTCATCGGCAAGCTCGGGCTGGCCGCCGCGGTCGCCGTCGTCGTCGCCGGAATCGCCGCCGTCACCCTGGTGCCGGCGCTGCTCGGCGCGCTGGGACGGCGGATCGACAAGCTGAGGGTGCGCACGCCGGTCGCGGAGGAGTCCGGCGACGGCTCCGCGTCGACCTGGCGGCGCTACGCGCTCGCGCTGGACCGGCACCCGTGGCGCTACCTGCTCCTCGGTGTCGGGATCGCCTGCGTACTGGCCATCCCGACGCTGTCGATGCAGCTCGGGCACGTCGACGACGGCGCCTCGGCCGAGGGGAGCACCACGCGCGAGGCCTACGACGCCATCGCGTCCGGCTTCGGGGCGGGCGTCAACGGCCAGTTCACCGTCGTCGCGGAGGTCGGCTCCGGCGACGACCCGACGACGATCGCGGCGGACCTGTCGTCGGCGATCAGCGACACCGACGGTGTGGCCTCGGTCAGCGACTTCACGCCCAGCCAGGACGGCGATCTCATCGTGTCGACGGTGACGCCCACCACCCGCCCGCAGGACGAGGCCACCGACGACCTGCTGCACACCTTGCGCGACGACACCATCGCCCCGGTGCTGGCCGGCACGACCACGACGTCGTACGTCACCGGGATGACGGCGGCCCAGCTGGACTTCCGCGACCTGGTGGCCGAGCGGCTGCCCGAGATCATCGCGATCGTGGTGCTGGCGGCGTTCGTCGTGCTGCTGCTCTCGTTCCGCAGCCCGGTGCTCGCGCTCAAGGCCGCCCTGCTCAACCTGCTCTCCATCGCCGCCGCCTACGGCGTGGTCGTCGCCGTCTTCCAGTGGGGCTGGGGCTCGTCCTGGCTCGGCGTCGACCAGGAGGTGCCGATCGAGTCGTACGTGCCGATGATCATGTTCGCGATCGTGTTCGGCCTCTCGATGGACTACGAGGTCTTCCTGCTGTCGCGGGTCCGGGAGGCCTGGCTGAAGACGCGCGAGAACCACGGCAGCGTCACGACCGGCCTCGCGGTGACGGCGCGCGTCATCACGTCGGCCGCGCTGATCATGATGTGCGTGTTCTTCGCCTTCGTGGTGTCCGACGACGTGGTCATCAAGATGCTGGCGGTCGGGCTCGGCTTCAGTGTCCTCATCGACGCGACGATCATCCGGCTGCTGGTGGTGCCGTCGGCGATGTTCCTGCTGGGGGACCGGTGCTGGTGGCTGCCGCACTGGCTGGACCGCCTGCTGCCGCACCTCGAGCCCGAGCCCGAGGTCACCCCGTCGGGCCGCTGA
- a CDS encoding GPP34 family phosphoprotein: MLIAEDLLLLSYDDESGKATFDGTRLEYSLAGALLLELSMLGKVDVAGEGEAVKRDRLVVRDASPVGDDVLDHALTELSDDEGKKPKNVLGQLRKGTRDRLLRRLADRGLLREEEGRVLGIFPTTRWPAADATHEAGVRQRLHDVLVTGLEPDPRTAALVSLLLAVDGVNKVVPSDDRRAVKRRAKEISEGAWAADAVKRAVQEVQAAVTAAIVGASTAAAAGGS, from the coding sequence GTGCTGATCGCCGAGGACCTCCTGCTGCTGAGTTATGACGACGAATCGGGCAAAGCGACCTTCGACGGCACACGCCTCGAGTACTCGCTCGCCGGCGCTCTGCTGCTCGAACTGTCCATGCTCGGGAAGGTCGACGTGGCCGGCGAGGGCGAGGCGGTCAAGCGCGACCGCCTGGTCGTGCGCGACGCGAGCCCCGTCGGCGACGACGTCCTCGACCACGCGCTGACCGAGCTGTCCGACGACGAGGGCAAGAAGCCGAAGAACGTGCTCGGCCAGCTGCGCAAGGGCACGCGCGACCGGCTGCTGCGCCGTCTGGCCGACCGCGGGCTACTGCGCGAGGAGGAGGGCAGGGTGCTCGGCATCTTCCCGACCACCCGCTGGCCGGCCGCCGACGCCACGCACGAGGCCGGAGTCCGTCAGCGGCTGCACGACGTGCTGGTCACCGGGCTCGAGCCCGACCCGCGTACGGCGGCGCTGGTGTCGCTGCTGCTCGCCGTCGACGGCGTCAACAAGGTCGTGCCGTCCGACGACCGGCGGGCCGTCAAACGGCGCGCCAAGGAGATCTCCGAGGGCGCCTGGGCGGCCGACGCGGTCAAGCGGGCGGTCCAGGAGGTGCAGGCCGCGGTGACGGCGGCCATCGTCGGTGCCAGCACCGCGGCGGCCGCCGGCGGGAGCTGA
- a CDS encoding MFS transporter translates to MSTNPLHVAPADGTGPGAPDARQLRTILIAVSIALMAVIASVSGLNVAQTKMAVDFDIAQNTVLWIINIYTLTLCALLLPLGAIGDRLGRKPMLVAGLVVFGVSSVVGALAPNAEMMLASRLVSGIGAAVIMPITLAVITSTFPEEQRGKAIGVWTGVAGGGGILGMFLSAFLVDVADWRWLFALPVALIVVALAMTLTSVPNSHERPAHSFDTVGALVSIVAVVGLTFCLQEGPERGWTEPATLISLVVGIVATVGFVAWELRRRDASLLDVRLFRARGLSGGSITLLVAFGVQAGIFVVLFPFFQAVFGWSGLLSAAALMPMAVTMMVATSLAPKMVVRIGPGPTMSAGIALTGVSLALMAMFVSVNGGYLSLLPGILVMGIGMGLSMVPSTEAITLSLPHEKQGVASALNDVTREFGTALGVAMIGAVLTTGYRDSMDDRLEGVPQETADIAREGVATAVEVSGSAGSHAQQVLDAAQQSYVDGWQQSMWTGFAVMGVLFVYIAFRGPKNAARTPAV, encoded by the coding sequence ATGAGCACGAACCCCCTACACGTGGCACCCGCTGACGGGACCGGCCCAGGCGCACCGGACGCGCGTCAGCTGCGCACGATCCTGATCGCCGTCTCGATCGCGCTCATGGCCGTCATCGCGTCAGTGTCAGGGCTGAACGTCGCCCAGACGAAGATGGCCGTCGACTTCGACATCGCACAGAACACCGTCCTGTGGATCATCAACATCTACACCCTCACCCTGTGCGCGCTTCTGCTGCCGCTCGGCGCGATCGGCGACCGGCTGGGCCGCAAGCCGATGCTGGTCGCCGGGCTGGTCGTCTTCGGCGTCTCGAGCGTTGTCGGGGCCCTGGCGCCGAACGCAGAGATGATGCTCGCCTCGCGTCTGGTCAGCGGTATCGGCGCCGCGGTGATCATGCCCATCACGCTGGCCGTCATCACCTCGACCTTCCCCGAAGAGCAGCGCGGAAAGGCGATCGGCGTGTGGACCGGCGTCGCCGGAGGCGGCGGCATCCTGGGCATGTTCCTCTCCGCCTTCCTCGTCGACGTCGCCGACTGGCGCTGGTTGTTCGCCCTGCCCGTGGCGCTGATCGTCGTGGCCCTGGCCATGACGCTGACGTCGGTGCCCAACTCGCACGAGCGCCCCGCCCACTCCTTCGACACCGTCGGCGCACTGGTCTCCATCGTCGCCGTGGTCGGCCTCACCTTCTGCCTGCAGGAGGGACCTGAGCGCGGCTGGACCGAACCCGCGACGCTCATCAGCCTCGTCGTCGGCATCGTCGCCACGGTCGGCTTCGTGGCCTGGGAACTGCGCCGCCGGGACGCCTCGCTGCTGGACGTGCGCCTGTTCCGGGCGCGCGGTTTGTCCGGCGGCTCGATCACGCTGCTCGTGGCCTTCGGTGTCCAGGCGGGCATCTTCGTCGTGCTCTTCCCGTTCTTCCAGGCCGTGTTCGGCTGGTCAGGGCTGTTGTCCGCGGCGGCGCTGATGCCCATGGCCGTCACGATGATGGTGGCCACCAGCCTGGCCCCCAAGATGGTCGTGCGGATCGGTCCCGGCCCGACCATGAGTGCGGGCATCGCGCTGACCGGCGTCAGCCTGGCGCTCATGGCCATGTTCGTCTCCGTCAACGGCGGTTACCTCTCGCTCCTGCCCGGCATCCTGGTCATGGGCATCGGCATGGGCCTATCCATGGTGCCCTCCACCGAGGCCATCACCCTCTCCCTGCCGCACGAGAAGCAAGGCGTCGCCTCCGCCCTCAACGACGTCACCCGCGAATTCGGCACCGCACTCGGCGTCGCCATGATCGGTGCGGTCCTGACGACCGGTTACCGCGACTCGATGGACGACCGGCTGGAGGGCGTTCCCCAGGAGACCGCCGACATCGCACGGGAAGGCGTCGCCACCGCCGTCGAGGTCTCGGGCAGCGCGGGCTCGCACGCGCAGCAGGTGCTCGACGCCGCCCAGCAGTCCTACGTCGACGGATGGCAGCAGTCCATGTGGACAGGCTTCGCCGTCATGGGCGTGTTGTTCGTCTACATCGCCTTCCGCGGTCCGAAGAACGCCGCCCGCACC
- a CDS encoding 5'-3' exonuclease translates to MPGTENRLMLLDTASLYFRAFFGVPESIKAPDGTPVNAVRGLLDFIARLTTDRQPGRLVACLDADWRPQFRVDLLPSYKAHRLANAARNIEEVPAALQAQLPIIEDVLTALGIAHFGVKGFEADDVIGTLATADAGPVDVVTGDRDLFQLVDDDRGVRILYTARGVGRHEVVDETVVTTKYGIPGRSYADFATLRGDPSDGLPGVAGVGDKTAGTLITRFGSIDGLLAAVDDPEAELSPTLRRKIADARDYLAVAPTVVEVRHDVPLPDYDDTLPVAPADPEALVELANRWGLDSSLNRVLNAFNPAPA, encoded by the coding sequence ATGCCCGGGACCGAGAACCGCCTGATGCTCCTCGACACCGCCTCGCTGTACTTCCGCGCCTTCTTCGGCGTTCCCGAATCGATCAAGGCGCCCGACGGCACGCCGGTCAACGCCGTGCGCGGGCTGCTCGACTTCATCGCCCGGCTGACGACCGACCGCCAGCCGGGCCGGCTGGTGGCCTGCCTCGACGCCGACTGGCGGCCGCAGTTCCGGGTCGACCTGCTGCCGTCGTACAAGGCGCACCGGCTGGCCAACGCCGCGCGCAACATCGAGGAGGTGCCGGCGGCGCTGCAGGCACAGCTGCCGATCATCGAGGACGTGCTGACGGCGCTGGGCATCGCGCACTTCGGCGTCAAGGGCTTCGAGGCCGACGACGTCATCGGTACCCTCGCGACGGCCGACGCCGGCCCCGTCGACGTCGTCACCGGCGACCGCGACCTGTTCCAGCTGGTCGACGACGACCGCGGCGTGCGCATCCTCTACACCGCCCGCGGCGTCGGCCGGCACGAGGTGGTCGACGAGACCGTCGTGACCACGAAGTACGGTATCCCGGGCCGCTCGTACGCCGACTTCGCGACGCTGCGCGGCGACCCCAGCGACGGCCTGCCGGGCGTCGCCGGCGTCGGCGACAAGACCGCCGGCACCCTGATCACCCGGTTCGGCAGCATCGACGGGCTGTTGGCCGCCGTCGACGACCCCGAGGCGGAGCTGTCGCCGACGCTGCGCCGCAAGATCGCCGACGCCCGCGACTACCTGGCCGTCGCGCCCACCGTCGTCGAGGTCCGCCACGACGTCCCGCTGCCCGACTACGACGACACCCTGCCCGTGGCGCCGGCCGACCCCGAGGCGCTGGTCGAGCTGGCGAACCGGTGGGGCCTCGACTCCTCGCTGAACCGGGTGCTCAACGCGTTCAACCCGGCCCCGGCGTAG
- a CDS encoding amidase family protein, producing the protein MTGPQDVHVDRRSFLARMAVLGAGAAVAGAVGLPQVAFAGPVGPVATRSGSSPHPDAYTEPRPEALADLTELTIAEAAWLIREGRLRPEALVEAHLDRIAAFDGTYQAFNLVLTAEAAAAARALRRGRYHGPLHGIPLAIKDNYYTAGVPTTANSYVFADFVPPFDATAVARLTAAGGIVLGKTQMGPLATTRATTPDGVVTTVNAWTPSNPTTNPGGSSTGTATAVAGRLATSGIGTQTGGSITAPSNAQNLTGLKPTMGRASLYGIVPLTYSRDHPGPLARDAKDAAIMLQAMAGEDVNDPRTQGLPPVPNLVSAATPVYRGSGSRVRLRWKTRIGVIPGFLSGTSPTAAARRAFLDTLAGIEGCSVVDVTLPDEWDVLTGRFNDVRLPERAEPFVPYLRQDLKLFGVSLTSWLQGALMGADEYVTGQRAKLVLLERVLDDLFSQCDVVVQTSPVPFDIIGLPELALPIGFSGGIPIGTILGGRPYAEDRLLSVAAAYQALTDWHWQRPPDPAAAGWARSLASARLRLTAAEAAEQSE; encoded by the coding sequence GTGACGGGGCCGCAGGACGTCCACGTCGACCGGCGCTCGTTCCTGGCCCGCATGGCGGTGCTCGGGGCCGGCGCGGCGGTGGCCGGCGCCGTCGGGCTGCCGCAGGTCGCGTTCGCGGGCCCGGTCGGCCCCGTCGCCACCCGGTCGGGGTCGAGCCCGCACCCGGACGCCTACACCGAGCCGCGGCCCGAGGCGCTCGCCGACCTCACCGAGCTGACCATCGCCGAGGCCGCCTGGCTGATCCGGGAGGGCCGGCTGCGGCCGGAGGCGCTGGTCGAGGCGCACCTGGACCGCATCGCCGCGTTCGACGGCACCTACCAGGCGTTCAACCTGGTGCTCACCGCCGAGGCGGCTGCTGCCGCCCGTGCGCTGCGGCGCGGCCGGTACCACGGCCCGCTGCACGGGATCCCGCTGGCGATCAAGGACAACTACTACACGGCCGGCGTGCCGACGACGGCGAACTCGTACGTCTTCGCCGACTTCGTGCCGCCGTTCGACGCGACGGCGGTGGCCCGGCTGACCGCGGCCGGCGGCATCGTCCTGGGCAAGACCCAGATGGGCCCGCTGGCGACCACCCGCGCGACCACGCCGGACGGAGTCGTGACCACGGTGAACGCGTGGACGCCGTCGAACCCGACGACCAACCCCGGCGGATCGTCGACGGGGACGGCGACGGCGGTGGCCGGGCGGCTGGCGACGTCGGGCATCGGCACGCAGACCGGCGGGTCGATCACGGCGCCGTCGAACGCGCAGAACCTCACCGGCCTCAAGCCGACCATGGGCCGCGCGTCGCTGTACGGGATCGTGCCGCTGACCTACTCGCGCGACCACCCGGGACCGCTGGCCAGGGACGCCAAGGACGCGGCGATCATGCTGCAGGCCATGGCCGGTGAGGACGTCAACGACCCCCGCACGCAGGGGCTGCCGCCGGTGCCGAACCTGGTCTCCGCGGCCACGCCGGTGTACCGGGGCTCGGGCTCGCGGGTGAGGCTGCGGTGGAAGACCCGGATCGGCGTCATCCCCGGGTTCCTGTCCGGGACCAGCCCGACGGCGGCCGCGCGGCGGGCGTTCCTCGACACCCTGGCCGGCATCGAGGGCTGTTCCGTGGTGGACGTGACGCTGCCCGACGAGTGGGACGTGCTGACCGGCCGGTTCAACGACGTCCGGCTGCCGGAGCGGGCCGAGCCGTTCGTCCCGTACCTGCGCCAGGACCTCAAGCTGTTCGGGGTGTCGCTGACCAGCTGGCTGCAGGGCGCGCTGATGGGCGCCGACGAGTACGTGACCGGCCAGCGGGCCAAACTGGTGCTGCTGGAGCGGGTGCTCGACGACCTGTTCTCGCAGTGCGACGTCGTGGTGCAGACGTCGCCGGTGCCGTTCGACATCATCGGGCTGCCGGAGCTGGCGCTGCCGATCGGGTTCTCCGGGGGCATTCCGATCGGCACCATCCTGGGCGGCCGGCCGTACGCCGAGGACCGGCTGCTGTCCGTGGCGGCGGCCTACCAGGCACTGACCGACTGGCACTGGCAGCGTCCGCCCGACCCGGCGGCGGCCGGCTGGGCGCGATCGTTGGCGTCGGCCCGGCTCCGCCTCACTGCGGCTGAGGCGGCTGAACAGTCGGAGTGA